In one window of Balaenoptera musculus isolate JJ_BM4_2016_0621 chromosome 10, mBalMus1.pri.v3, whole genome shotgun sequence DNA:
- the LOC118902014 gene encoding male-enhanced antigen 1-like produces MRQVSLDEMVNDGERSDAGTQHCRKEWARGSDAGSERHLPDGSSSSRGGDTVGPESIFPSQTEELGPHQGGTEGPGDWSGEEPEEEQEETGAGPAGYSYLSLNQDPEQEEVDPAPVGDGEDVVVDIQCRWYGPLALQALGLHFPDPPLESEDAEEEGATALSNHSSIPMDPECVELVKRTMAGVSLPVPGVPAWARERSDVLREDVGQKVLQAGQAAPAWK; encoded by the exons ATGAGACAAGTGAGTTTGGATGAAATGGTTAATGATGGAGAAAGATCTGATGCAGGCACACAACACTGTCGAAAAGAGTGGGCCAGGGGTTCAGACGCGGGCTCTGAGCGGCATCTGCCCGATGGCAGCAGTAGTTCTAGGGGGGGAGACACCGTGGGTCCTGAAAGTATCTTCCCCAGTCAGACTGAGGAACTCGGGCCACACCAGGGCGGTACAGAAGGCCCTGGGGATTGGAGCGGTGAGGAACCAGAGGAAGAGCAAGAGGAAACAGGGGCAGGACCAGCTGGCTACTCTTACCTATCCCTGAACCAAGATCCTGAACAAGAGGAGGTGGATCCGGCACCAGTGGGGGATGGAGAAGATGTAGTTGTTGATATCCAGTGTCGGTGGTATG GACCTCTGGCTCTGCAGGCCCTGGGGCTTCATTTCCCAGACCCACCATTGGAAAGCGAGGATGCAGAAGAGGAGGGAGCTACAGCACTGAGCAACCACAGCTCTATTCCCATGGACCCAGAATGCGTAGAGCTGGTGAAAAGGACGATGGCTGGAGTAAGCCTGCCTGTGCCAGGGGTTCCGGCCTGGGCTCGAGAGAGATCAGATGTCCTGCGGGAAGATGTAGGACAAAAGGTCCTCCAAGCCGGGCAGGCCGCCCCTGCCTGGAAATGA